The DNA window AAGGACCTGGACCGGGACATCGCCGGCCGGCACGTCGTGGTCGTGGAGGACATCGTCGACTCCGGTCTGACCCTCTCCTGGCTGCTGCGCTACCTGGAGTCGCGCTCCGCGGCCAGCGTCGAGGTGGTCGCCCTGTTCCGCAAGCCGGACGCGGTCAAGGTGCCGGTCCCGGTGAAGTACGTCGGCTTCGACATCCCGACCGAATTCGTGGTCGGCTACGGCCTCGACTTCGGCGAGCGCTACCGCGAGGTGCCCTACGTCGGGGTGCTGAAGCCCGAGGTCTACGCCCGGGCCTGACCCCGGCGCCCGGCTGGTCGTCAGCCGACGTTCAGCGGGCTCTCAGCCTTCCGGTCTACGGTAGAGGCCGGTGACGTGGAGGCACCCTCCATGCCCGACCCCTCGAACCGCGTGACCGTGCGGTCGGGTGGCGGGTGGGGAGCTCCCCGCCACGCCGGCTCAAACCCGGGTTCGCCGTACGCGTAAGTGCCGGGCTCGCAAGCTCACATCTGGCGCGAACGGTGTACCGTCGAATGACCGCGGCGCGGCAGTTGAGGCGCCCCGGGGTCGGGGCCGGCCCGCACGGCGGCTGCGGCCGCCGCCCGAGGCGGCGACACCATTCAGACGGTCAGGACGTCGATCAGGAGGATGCGGGCGCCTCGGTGCCCGACAACAGCATGGAACGTACGCGTTTCTTCCGCCGACCGGTGGTCTGGATCATCCTGGTCATCCTCGGCGCCGTTGTGCTCAGTCAACTTTTCACGGCTGGCCCGAGCTACCACCGCGTGGACACGTCGGTGGCGCTGGACCAGCTCCACACCGCGAAGATCAACAAGGCGGTCTTCCAGGACAAGGAGCAGACGCTCCAGCTCGACCTGGCCCAGAAGACGAAGTTCGGCGACACCACGACCGACCGGATCGAGGCCCAGTTCCCCTATGAGGTGGGCGGCCAGGTCTGGAACGAGGTCCTGGACGCCAAGGCGGCCAACCGGGTCACCGGCCCGGCCGACACCAAGGTCTCCTCGGACAGCATCTGGGTGAGCCTGCTGGTCAACCTCCTGCCCATCGCGCTGCTCGTGCTCCTGCTGCTGTTCTTCATGTCGCAGATGCAGGGCGGCGGCTCGCGGGTGCTCAACTTCGGCAAGTCCAAGGCGAAGATGATCACCAAGGACACGCCGAAGACGACCTTCGCGGACGTGGCGGGGGCGGACGAGGCCGTCGAGGAACTGCACGAGATCAAGGACTTCCTGCAGAACCCGGCGAAGTACCAGGCCCTGGGCGCCAAGATCCCGAAGGGCGTGCTGCTCTTCGGCCCGCCCGGAACCGGTAAGACCCTGCTCGCCCGCGCGGTCGCCGGCGAGGCCGGCGTGCCGTTCTACTCCATCTCCGGCTCGGACTTCGTGGAGATGTTCGTCGGTGTCGGCGCCAGCCGGGTCCGCGACCTCTTCGAGCAGGCCAAGTCGAACGCGCCGGCGATCGTCTTCGTCGACGAGATCGACGCGGTCGGCCGGCACCGCGGCGCCGGCATGGGCGGCGGCCACGACGAGCGGGAGCAGACCCTCAACCAGCTGCTGGTCGAGATGGACGGCTTCGACACCAAGGGCGGGGTCATCCTGATCGCCGCCACCAACCGGCCGGACATCCTCGACCCGGCGCTGCTGCGCCCGGGGCGCTTCGACCGGCAGATCCCGGTCGACGCCCCCGACATGGAGGGCCGCAAGGCCATCCTGCGGGTGCACGCCAAGGGCAAGCCGTTCACGCCCGACGTCGACCTCGACTCGGTCGCGCGGCGCACCCCCGGCTTCAGCGGCGCCGACCTGGCCAACGTGATCAACGAGTCCGCGCTGCTCACCGCCCGCAAGGACCAGCGGGCGATCACCAACGACTCCCTGGAGGAGTCGATCGACCGGGTGATCGCCGGTCCGCAGCGCCGGACCCGGGTGATGAGCGACCAGGAGAAGAAGATCACCGCGTACCACGAGGGTGGGCACGCGCTGGTCGCCTGGGCGCTGCCGCACGCCGCGCCGGTGCACAAGGTGACCATCCTGTCCCGGGGCCGGTCGCTGGGCCACACCCTGGTCCTGCCGACCGAGGACAAGTACACCCAGACCCGGGCCGAGATGATCGACACCCTGGCGTACGCGCTGGGTGGCCGGGCCGCCGAGGAGCTGGTCTTCCACGAGCCCACCACCGGCGCCGGCAACGACATCGAGAAGGCCACCCAGCTGGCCCGCGCGATGATCACGCAGTACGGCATGAGCTCCAAGCTCGGTGCGATCAAGTACGGCACCAGCGGTGACGAGCCGTTCCTCGGCCGGAACATGGGCCACGAGCGGGACTACTCGGACGCGGTGGCCGCCGAGATCGACGGCGAGATGCGGGCGCTGATCGAGCTGGCCCACGACGAGGCCTGGGAGATCCTGGTGGAATACCGGGACGTCCTGGACAACATCGTGCTCGAGCTGATGGAGAAGGAGACCCTCTCCACGGCCGACATGGCCCGGATCTGCGCCCGGGTGGCGAAGCGCCCGCCGATGGCCCCGTACCACGGCTTCGGCAAGCGTCAGCCCTCCACCGAGCCGCCCGTGCTCACGCCCGCGGAGAAGGAGACCCTCAAGGCGCAGGCCCAGGCCGACGGCGCCGCGGTCGGCGGGGCTCCCTCGAACAACTCGGACGGTACCCACTGACCACCGACCCGACGGCCAGCTCCCCCCACCGGGAGCTGGCCGTCTCCGCGACCGAGCCCGACGGGGACGACGCGCTCGACTACGTCGCCGCGCGCCTGATCAGCGGCAAGCTGACCGGGCGGCCGGTGGAGGAGAGCGTCGACCTGGCCCGCATCGAGAAGGCGGTCCGGGAGATCCTGATCGCGGTCGGTGAGGACCCGGACCGGGACGGCCTCCGGCAGACGCCGGCCCGGGTGGCCCGCGCGTACGCGGAGCTCTTCGCGGGCCTGCGGGTGGACCCGGCGCAGGTGCTCAGCACCACCTTCGAGGCCAACCACGAGGAGTTGGTGCTCGTCCGGGACATCGACGTGATGAGTCTCTGCGAGCACCACCTGCTGCCGTTCCGAGGCAGCGCGCACATCGGCTACATCCCGGGGCCGGACGGCCGGATCACCGGCCTGTCCAAGCTGGCCCGGCTCGTCGAGGTGTTCGCCCGGCGCCCGCAGGTGCAGGAGCGGCTCACCTCCCAGATCGCCGATCTGCTCATGAACAAGCTGGCGCCGCGCGGCGTCGTGGTGGTGCTCGAGTGCGAGCACATGTGCAT is part of the Micromonospora halotolerans genome and encodes:
- the hpt gene encoding hypoxanthine phosphoribosyltransferase, yielding MADGSWYDADIDHVIISEAQIREKTAELAKQVSADYAHVEDGLLLVCVLKGAVMFMADFARALGRQGPPAELDFMAISSYGQGTTSSGVVRILKDLDRDIAGRHVVVVEDIVDSGLTLSWLLRYLESRSAASVEVVALFRKPDAVKVPVPVKYVGFDIPTEFVVGYGLDFGERYREVPYVGVLKPEVYARA
- the ftsH gene encoding ATP-dependent zinc metalloprotease FtsH: MERTRFFRRPVVWIILVILGAVVLSQLFTAGPSYHRVDTSVALDQLHTAKINKAVFQDKEQTLQLDLAQKTKFGDTTTDRIEAQFPYEVGGQVWNEVLDAKAANRVTGPADTKVSSDSIWVSLLVNLLPIALLVLLLLFFMSQMQGGGSRVLNFGKSKAKMITKDTPKTTFADVAGADEAVEELHEIKDFLQNPAKYQALGAKIPKGVLLFGPPGTGKTLLARAVAGEAGVPFYSISGSDFVEMFVGVGASRVRDLFEQAKSNAPAIVFVDEIDAVGRHRGAGMGGGHDEREQTLNQLLVEMDGFDTKGGVILIAATNRPDILDPALLRPGRFDRQIPVDAPDMEGRKAILRVHAKGKPFTPDVDLDSVARRTPGFSGADLANVINESALLTARKDQRAITNDSLEESIDRVIAGPQRRTRVMSDQEKKITAYHEGGHALVAWALPHAAPVHKVTILSRGRSLGHTLVLPTEDKYTQTRAEMIDTLAYALGGRAAEELVFHEPTTGAGNDIEKATQLARAMITQYGMSSKLGAIKYGTSGDEPFLGRNMGHERDYSDAVAAEIDGEMRALIELAHDEAWEILVEYRDVLDNIVLELMEKETLSTADMARICARVAKRPPMAPYHGFGKRQPSTEPPVLTPAEKETLKAQAQADGAAVGGAPSNNSDGTH
- the folE gene encoding GTP cyclohydrolase I FolE; this encodes MAVSATEPDGDDALDYVAARLISGKLTGRPVEESVDLARIEKAVREILIAVGEDPDRDGLRQTPARVARAYAELFAGLRVDPAQVLSTTFEANHEELVLVRDIDVMSLCEHHLLPFRGSAHIGYIPGPDGRITGLSKLARLVEVFARRPQVQERLTSQIADLLMNKLAPRGVVVVLECEHMCMAMRGIQKSGAKTITSAVRGTLQHDAKSRAEAMSLIIPR